Proteins encoded in a region of the Spiribacter sp. 1M189 genome:
- the mazG gene encoding nucleoside triphosphate pyrophosphohydrolase → MKALEELLGVMATLRDPERGCPWDREQDFRSIVPHTLEEAYEVADAMERGDRAAMRDELGDLLFQVVFYAQIAREEGSFDFDAVARGVVDKLIRRHPHVFGERRETTAASQKATWEAIKAEERAARTGGDQPPSALDDVPLGLPALTRSRKLQSRAARVGFDWPEPHQVADKVREELAELEEAMMHAPRDQTHVHEEMGDLLLACVNLARQLGVDPEQALRDGNVKFERRFRGLEGILADAGEAPESVDFERLEAAYQQAKARDVGS, encoded by the coding sequence ATGAAGGCGCTGGAAGAACTGCTTGGGGTGATGGCCACGCTCCGCGATCCGGAGCGCGGCTGCCCCTGGGACCGCGAACAGGATTTCCGCAGCATCGTGCCGCACACGCTGGAGGAGGCCTATGAGGTGGCCGATGCCATGGAGCGCGGCGATCGGGCGGCCATGCGCGACGAGCTGGGTGATCTCCTGTTCCAGGTCGTGTTCTATGCGCAGATCGCCCGCGAGGAGGGCAGCTTCGATTTCGACGCGGTCGCGCGCGGGGTGGTGGACAAGCTCATCCGGCGCCATCCGCATGTCTTCGGCGAACGCCGCGAGACAACGGCGGCGTCGCAGAAGGCCACCTGGGAGGCGATCAAGGCCGAGGAGCGTGCCGCCCGGACAGGTGGTGATCAGCCGCCCAGCGCGCTGGACGATGTGCCGCTCGGCCTGCCTGCGCTCACGCGCAGTCGCAAACTGCAGTCCCGAGCGGCGAGGGTGGGCTTCGACTGGCCTGAGCCCCACCAGGTGGCGGACAAGGTGCGCGAGGAGCTTGCCGAACTCGAAGAAGCGATGATGCACGCGCCGCGGGACCAGACCCATGTCCACGAGGAGATGGGCGACCTGCTTCTGGCCTGCGTCAACCTGGCCCGGCAGTTGGGCGTCGATCCCGAGCAGGCCCTGCGCGATGGCAACGTGAAATTCGAGCGGCGCTTCCGCGGGCTGGAGGGCATCCTGGCAGATGCGGGCGAGGCGCCGGAATCGGTTGACTTCGAGCGGCTGGAGGCGGCCTATCAGCAGGCCAAGGCGCGCGACGTAGGCAGCTGA
- a CDS encoding 4a-hydroxytetrahydrobiopterin dehydratase, with amino-acid sequence MSLTEKHCTPCQGGIDPMPRGEAERYLADIPGWELNEDATRISRHFKTKDFAEAQAVANRAGDVAEQEDHHPDIRFGYGWCEVEIHTHAIGGLHENDFIYAAKVNEAVGG; translated from the coding sequence ATGAGTCTGACGGAAAAGCACTGCACCCCTTGCCAGGGCGGTATCGACCCGATGCCCCGGGGAGAGGCCGAACGCTACCTCGCCGATATTCCCGGCTGGGAACTCAATGAGGACGCCACGCGCATCAGTCGCCATTTCAAGACGAAGGACTTTGCCGAGGCGCAGGCGGTGGCCAACCGCGCGGGGGACGTCGCCGAGCAGGAGGACCACCATCCGGACATCCGTTTCGGCTATGGCTGGTGTGAGGTGGAGATCCACACTCATGCCATCGGTGGGCTGCATGAGAACGACTTCATCTATGCGGCCAAGGTCAACGAAGCCGTCGGCGGCTAG
- the moaC gene encoding cyclic pyranopterin monophosphate synthase MoaC translates to MSELPHLNARGEAHMVDIGGKTDSHRVAVAEGRIRMSAEAIEALQQGNLEKGDALGTARVAGVMAAKRTADLVPLCHPLSLTHIDVRLTPNPDDLAVHCEVTAATRGSTGVEMEALTAVQVALLTVYDMCKALDRGMCIEGVRLNHKRGGRSGEWNR, encoded by the coding sequence TTGAGCGAACTCCCCCATCTCAATGCGCGTGGCGAGGCGCATATGGTGGACATTGGTGGGAAGACCGACAGCCACCGCGTGGCCGTGGCCGAGGGCCGTATCCGCATGAGCGCGGAGGCCATCGAAGCGCTGCAACAGGGCAACCTGGAGAAGGGCGATGCGCTCGGCACCGCGCGGGTCGCCGGCGTGATGGCCGCCAAACGCACGGCGGACCTGGTGCCGCTCTGCCATCCGCTATCCCTGACCCACATCGACGTGCGCCTGACACCGAATCCCGACGACCTCGCCGTGCATTGCGAGGTCACGGCGGCAACCAGGGGAAGCACCGGTGTCGAGATGGAGGCACTCACCGCGGTCCAGGTCGCCCTGCTGACTGTCTATGACATGTGCAAGGCACTGGACCGGGGTATGTGCATTGAAGGCGTCCGCCTCAATCACAAACGGGGCGGACGCTCCGGGGAATGGAATCGCTGA
- the gpmA gene encoding 2,3-diphosphoglycerate-dependent phosphoglycerate mutase — MILLRHGQSIWNLENRFTGWHDVDLSEKGREEATEAGRLMASAGLAPDAVYTSVLTRAIRTGFMSLDVLSRLWIPMIKDWRLNERHYGALTGLDKAETAAEYGDEQVHVWRRSFATPPPALADDDERHPRHDPRYAALDPGLLPATESLKDTLARVLPYWESDIAPALNHYPTLLIAAHGNSLRALVKHLEGLSDEAITGVEIATGDPLVYELDDELAVDAKYSLRDGR, encoded by the coding sequence CTGATCCTGCTGCGTCATGGACAGAGTATCTGGAATCTGGAGAACCGCTTTACCGGCTGGCATGACGTCGATCTGAGCGAGAAGGGCCGCGAGGAGGCGACCGAGGCGGGCCGTCTGATGGCGTCGGCCGGGCTGGCGCCCGATGCCGTTTACACCTCGGTGCTGACCCGGGCCATCCGCACCGGCTTCATGAGCCTCGATGTGCTCAGCCGGCTCTGGATTCCCATGATCAAGGACTGGCGTCTCAACGAACGTCACTACGGGGCGCTCACCGGCCTGGACAAGGCCGAAACCGCCGCGGAGTACGGTGACGAGCAGGTTCATGTATGGCGCCGGAGTTTTGCCACCCCACCACCGGCGCTGGCCGATGACGACGAGCGCCACCCGCGGCATGATCCCCGCTATGCCGCGCTGGATCCTGGCCTGCTGCCCGCCACCGAATCACTCAAGGATACGCTCGCCCGGGTGCTGCCGTACTGGGAAAGCGACATCGCGCCGGCCCTCAACCACTATCCCACCCTGCTGATCGCGGCCCACGGCAACAGTCTGCGTGCCCTGGTCAAGCACCTGGAGGGACTCTCCGACGAGGCCATCACCGGCGTTGAGATCGCGACCGGTGATCCGCTGGTTTATGAACTCGATGATGAGCTGGCGGTTGACGCCAAGTATTCGCTGAGGGACGGCCGTTGA
- a CDS encoding L,D-transpeptidase family protein — translation MIDEGQGVQDWLAISIPRQQLWLCRGAKQIAVWPVSTAVAGTGERQGSGATPRGWHRIRAMIGASLPKGTVFVGRRPTGEIYRPELAAREPERDWILSRILWLTGTETGRNRGGAVDTLRRFIYIHGTPETEPMGEPRSHGCIRMRSEDVVALFDRCHPGMPVLLEDGD, via the coding sequence ATGATCGATGAGGGGCAGGGCGTGCAGGACTGGCTGGCTATCTCGATTCCACGGCAACAGTTGTGGCTATGCCGGGGCGCGAAGCAGATCGCCGTATGGCCGGTATCCACGGCAGTTGCCGGTACCGGCGAGCGCCAGGGCAGTGGTGCCACGCCCAGGGGCTGGCATCGCATCCGGGCAATGATCGGCGCCTCGCTGCCGAAGGGCACGGTGTTCGTTGGCCGTCGTCCTACTGGCGAGATCTACCGTCCCGAACTGGCTGCGCGGGAGCCAGAGCGCGACTGGATCCTCTCGCGGATCCTGTGGCTGACCGGAACCGAGACGGGACGCAACCGCGGTGGGGCGGTGGATACCCTCCGCCGCTTCATCTACATCCATGGCACGCCGGAGACTGAACCCATGGGCGAACCGCGCTCCCATGGCTGCATCAGGATGCGCAGCGAGGATGTGGTTGCGCTGTTCGATCGCTGCCACCCCGGCATGCCGGTCCTGCTCGAGGATGGCGACTGA
- the nagZ gene encoding beta-N-acetylhexosaminidase, with amino-acid sequence MLGPLMLGVAGTRLTGEERDRLAHPAVGGVLLFARNYETPEQLLELTRSIKALRNPPLLIAVDQEGGRVQRFRDGLTALPALGRLGQAALEAPALAQEAARSAGWMMASELRALGVDFSFAPVLDLDRGISRVIGDRAFSGSPETVAALALAWQRGARSAGMSCVGKHFPGHGGTAPDSHEASAVDDRALADLVHTDLLPFRRLIDNGLAAVMMAHVVFPAVDPRPAGFAQAWTGYLRRTLGFEGAIFTDDLEMAAAAVAGDPAGRLAAAMAAGCDMAIFGNAGRRADALLDRCTHPNPLSALRLARLHGRGGESLATLHASPAYREARRQLAGL; translated from the coding sequence ATGCTCGGTCCACTCATGCTCGGCGTGGCGGGCACACGGCTCACCGGCGAGGAGCGGGATCGTCTCGCCCATCCCGCGGTGGGTGGCGTCCTGCTATTCGCTCGCAACTATGAAACACCGGAGCAGCTGCTCGAGCTGACCCGCTCGATCAAGGCGCTGCGCAACCCGCCGCTGCTGATCGCCGTTGACCAGGAAGGAGGGCGCGTGCAGCGCTTCCGGGATGGCCTCACGGCGTTGCCGGCGTTGGGCCGACTCGGGCAGGCAGCGTTGGAAGCACCGGCGCTGGCGCAGGAGGCCGCCCGGTCCGCCGGATGGATGATGGCATCGGAGCTGCGGGCACTGGGCGTGGACTTCAGCTTCGCGCCGGTCCTTGATCTGGATCGGGGCATCAGTCGCGTGATCGGCGATCGGGCCTTCTCGGGCTCCCCTGAGACGGTCGCGGCGCTCGCGCTTGCCTGGCAACGCGGGGCGCGCTCGGCCGGCATGAGCTGTGTCGGCAAGCATTTCCCGGGGCATGGCGGGACGGCACCGGACTCGCATGAGGCCAGCGCGGTGGATGATCGCGCGCTGGCCGATCTGGTACATACCGACCTGCTGCCCTTCCGCCGGCTCATCGACAACGGCCTCGCCGCGGTCATGATGGCGCATGTCGTATTCCCCGCGGTGGATCCGAGGCCTGCCGGATTCGCCCAGGCCTGGACCGGATATCTGCGCCGGACGCTGGGTTTCGAAGGGGCGATCTTCACCGATGACCTTGAGATGGCGGCCGCGGCGGTAGCGGGTGACCCGGCGGGTCGCCTGGCAGCCGCAATGGCCGCCGGATGTGACATGGCGATTTTCGGCAACGCAGGCCGCCGGGCCGACGCATTGCTGGATCGCTGCACTCACCCCAATCCGCTCTCGGCGCTACGACTCGCCCGTCTGCATGGTCGCGGCGGCGAGTCACTGGCCACGCTTCATGCAAGCCCGGCCTATCGGGAAGCCCGGAGGCAACTGGCTGGTCTCTGA
- a CDS encoding hypoxanthine-guanine phosphoribosyltransferase: MTQGVELTASELAGVMERAECLHDAKAIDAALDRLAEQITERLTGSRPLVLGVMTGAIVAMGRLLNRLDFPLEIDYVHATRYHKTTTGRELVWLARPQTPLRDRHVLLVDDILDEGHTFRGLIASCREEGAATVHTAVLADKPNPGRVPGLSADFVGLTVPERYVFGSGMDYKGYLRNIDAIYAAHPDDED, translated from the coding sequence ATGACGCAGGGTGTGGAACTCACCGCCTCGGAACTGGCCGGGGTAATGGAGCGGGCCGAGTGCCTGCATGACGCTAAGGCCATCGACGCCGCGCTGGACCGCCTCGCCGAACAGATCACCGAGCGGCTGACGGGATCCCGTCCGCTGGTGCTGGGCGTGATGACCGGCGCCATCGTGGCGATGGGGCGGTTGCTCAATCGGCTGGATTTTCCGCTCGAGATCGATTATGTCCACGCCACCCGATATCACAAGACCACAACCGGCCGCGAGCTGGTCTGGCTCGCCCGTCCGCAGACCCCTTTGCGGGATCGCCATGTGCTACTGGTCGACGATATTCTCGACGAGGGCCATACCTTCCGGGGATTGATCGCATCCTGCCGGGAAGAAGGGGCTGCGACGGTGCATACCGCCGTTCTTGCTGACAAGCCTAATCCCGGGCGGGTCCCCGGGCTGTCCGCCGACTTCGTTGGCCTGACCGTCCCGGAGCGTTATGTGTTCGGCTCCGGGATGGATTACAAGGGCTATCTGCGCAATATTGATGCCATTTACGCCGCCCACCCGGATGATGAGGACTGA
- a CDS encoding CsiV family protein yields the protein MLTGTGVVMGQAAEGPDGPDRYRVEVVLFTQPPIDPERPERPSPQAKAMAETMAWPLRRDDNGTLGYRQLPAAEHSLGRAARRISGRAGFDVLWHAAWEQPGVGPAQAQPVALPMQLRAEGISGFIRVYRQRFLHVEAELRYTEAEDRHWAVSTSRRMRSDQQHYLDHPVLGILVRVNEITPDGA from the coding sequence ATGCTGACGGGTACCGGCGTTGTCATGGGACAGGCGGCCGAGGGGCCGGATGGCCCGGATCGCTATCGAGTGGAGGTGGTGCTCTTCACCCAACCTCCCATTGATCCGGAACGTCCCGAGCGGCCCAGCCCTCAGGCGAAAGCCATGGCCGAGACCATGGCCTGGCCGCTGCGTCGCGATGACAATGGCACGCTCGGATACCGGCAACTCCCCGCAGCGGAGCATTCACTCGGCCGCGCGGCACGGCGGATCAGTGGTCGCGCAGGATTCGACGTACTATGGCATGCCGCATGGGAACAGCCGGGAGTTGGCCCGGCCCAGGCCCAGCCAGTCGCGCTGCCGATGCAGCTCCGGGCGGAGGGCATCAGCGGTTTTATCCGGGTTTATCGCCAGCGCTTTCTGCATGTTGAGGCCGAGCTGCGTTACACCGAGGCCGAGGACCGTCACTGGGCCGTGAGTACCAGCCGGCGGATGCGGAGCGACCAGCAGCACTACCTCGATCACCCAGTGCTGGGCATTCTCGTGCGCGTCAATGAGATCACACCCGACGGGGCCTGA
- the mfd gene encoding transcription-repair coupling factor, with product MPNAKPLLITEDLPAGAGDRQDWLGLVGDATALAIAETARQHDGPMILITTGTAEAEQLRRGLRFFGVDDIELMPDWEVLPYDVFSPHQDITSERLRALHRLPRKESGVVIVPTATLMQRIAPPSFLDATVVRLARGQRLALEAMRSTLQASGYRCVSEVLEHGEFAVRGAILDLYPMGAEAPFRLDLFDDEIDTIRTFDPETQRSLERLDAVELLPAHEFPTDDEGIKRFRRQYRARFEGDPTASPVYQAISDGHIPNGIESYLPLFFEETATLFDYLPAGTLALRVGAVDDQLDAEWAQINERYEQRRHDRERPVLAPASLYLDPDAVRQGLRQGGRIDIPADPTREVARSRDRLLGARPLPDLTVAPGDESGLSPLRRFIEEFDGSVLLTAETAGRREALRERLQAGGLSVREINDWPSFLANPSPLGLTVAPLDVGFRLPEAGLAVVPESALFGERAEQRRRRKSAPERDPDAIIRDLTDLRAGAPVVHEQHGIGRYHGLQTLDVDGVATEFLTLEYAGGDKLYVPVASLHLISRYTGAEDEGAPLHRLGSGQWEKAKRRAAEKARDVAAELLDIYARREAQQGEAHEVPEDDYGRFAAQFPFEETPDQQTAIHAVLQDLQQTRPMDRVVCGDVGFGKTEVAMRAAFAGVQSGRQVAVLVPTTLLCQQHFQNFTDRFADWPVRIEQISRFQSSQAQARTLDALADGKVDIIIGTHKLLQKSVRFKRLGLMIIDEEHRFGVRQKEALKRLRANVDVLTLTATPIPRTLNMSLAGLRDLSIIATPPARRLAVKTFVNEWDDATIREACLRELHRGGQVYFLHNDVQSIQRVAEELATLLPEARVRTAHGQMPERELERVMLDFYHQRFNILVCTTIIESGIDVPTANTIVINRADRLGLAQLHQLRGRVGRSHHRAYAYLIAPPRRSQTADAVKRLDAIASLEDLGIGFALASHDLEIRGAGELLGEGQSGQIHEVGFNLYNDLLDRAVQSLKSGKEPALEQPLEQSTDVDLHIPALLPEDYLPDVHTRLVLYKRIASATGAEALRELQVEMIDRFGLIPEPARNLLEVARLRQQAQAMGIQRLEVGPGGGIVQFGEAPQVDAGALVRMVQEQPGVYRLEGQERLRFQRETESAQERIDLVEQLLASMALREAA from the coding sequence ATGCCGAACGCAAAACCGCTGCTCATAACCGAAGACCTCCCCGCTGGCGCCGGCGACCGGCAGGACTGGCTGGGACTCGTGGGTGACGCCACGGCCCTCGCCATCGCCGAAACCGCCCGGCAACACGACGGGCCGATGATCCTGATCACCACCGGGACGGCAGAGGCCGAGCAGCTGCGCCGCGGGCTGCGGTTTTTCGGCGTCGACGACATCGAGCTCATGCCCGATTGGGAAGTGCTCCCCTATGACGTCTTCTCGCCCCATCAGGACATTACCTCCGAGCGGCTGCGCGCCCTGCACCGTCTGCCAAGGAAGGAGTCCGGTGTGGTGATCGTGCCAACCGCCACGCTCATGCAACGCATTGCGCCACCGTCGTTTCTCGACGCGACCGTGGTCCGCCTGGCGCGGGGCCAGCGCCTGGCACTGGAAGCCATGCGCAGTACCCTGCAGGCGAGCGGCTACCGCTGTGTGTCCGAGGTCCTGGAACACGGCGAATTCGCGGTCCGGGGCGCCATTCTCGATCTCTATCCCATGGGGGCGGAGGCGCCATTCCGGCTCGATTTATTCGACGACGAAATCGACACCATCCGCACCTTCGACCCGGAGACCCAGCGTAGCCTCGAGCGACTGGACGCCGTCGAGCTGCTCCCGGCACATGAATTCCCCACCGACGATGAGGGCATCAAGCGATTCCGCAGGCAGTATCGGGCGCGCTTTGAGGGCGACCCCACGGCCAGTCCGGTCTACCAGGCGATCAGCGACGGCCACATCCCGAACGGGATCGAGTCATACCTGCCTCTGTTCTTCGAGGAAACCGCGACGCTGTTCGACTACCTCCCGGCGGGGACCCTGGCGCTGCGCGTCGGCGCCGTTGATGACCAGCTCGATGCGGAATGGGCGCAGATCAACGAGCGTTACGAACAGCGTCGTCACGACCGCGAACGTCCGGTCCTGGCGCCGGCATCGCTCTACCTGGATCCCGATGCCGTCCGGCAGGGCCTGCGCCAGGGTGGCCGGATCGATATCCCGGCGGATCCCACGCGCGAGGTGGCGCGGAGTCGCGACCGTCTCCTTGGTGCGCGTCCGCTGCCGGATCTGACGGTGGCGCCAGGTGATGAATCCGGGCTTTCCCCGCTGCGGCGCTTCATCGAGGAATTCGATGGCTCCGTGCTGCTGACGGCGGAGACCGCGGGCCGGCGGGAGGCGCTTCGCGAGCGGCTCCAGGCCGGTGGACTTTCGGTTCGGGAGATCAACGACTGGCCCTCATTCCTCGCCAATCCCTCGCCGCTGGGCCTGACCGTGGCCCCGCTGGATGTCGGCTTCCGACTGCCGGAGGCGGGCCTTGCCGTGGTGCCGGAATCCGCGCTCTTCGGCGAGCGTGCGGAACAGCGGCGGCGCCGGAAGTCGGCACCGGAGCGTGACCCTGATGCGATCATCCGCGATTTAACGGATCTGCGCGCCGGCGCGCCGGTGGTCCATGAACAGCATGGCATCGGCCGTTACCACGGGCTCCAGACGCTCGACGTCGATGGCGTGGCGACTGAATTCCTCACCCTGGAGTACGCCGGCGGGGATAAGCTCTACGTGCCGGTCGCATCGCTGCATCTGATCAGTCGCTATACCGGCGCCGAGGATGAGGGCGCACCGCTTCACCGGCTTGGCAGCGGCCAGTGGGAGAAGGCGAAACGTCGCGCGGCCGAGAAGGCGCGCGACGTGGCGGCGGAGCTGCTGGATATCTATGCCCGGCGGGAGGCGCAGCAGGGCGAGGCGCACGAAGTGCCGGAGGACGACTACGGGCGTTTCGCCGCGCAATTTCCGTTTGAGGAAACACCCGATCAGCAGACAGCGATTCACGCCGTGCTGCAGGATCTGCAGCAGACACGGCCGATGGATCGCGTGGTCTGCGGCGACGTCGGATTCGGCAAGACAGAAGTCGCCATGCGGGCGGCCTTCGCCGGCGTGCAGTCCGGCCGCCAGGTGGCGGTGCTGGTGCCCACCACCCTGCTCTGCCAGCAGCATTTCCAGAACTTCACCGACCGTTTCGCCGACTGGCCGGTTCGCATCGAGCAGATCTCGCGCTTTCAGTCGTCACAGGCGCAGGCCCGGACCCTCGACGCGCTCGCGGACGGCAAGGTGGATATCATCATCGGCACGCACAAGCTCCTGCAGAAATCGGTGCGTTTCAAGCGACTGGGGCTGATGATCATCGACGAGGAGCATCGCTTCGGCGTCCGTCAGAAGGAGGCGCTCAAGCGACTGCGCGCCAATGTCGATGTGCTGACGCTCACGGCGACACCGATCCCGCGGACACTGAACATGTCCCTCGCCGGCCTGCGGGATCTGTCGATCATTGCGACGCCACCGGCGCGGCGTCTGGCGGTGAAGACCTTCGTCAACGAGTGGGACGATGCCACGATCCGCGAGGCCTGCCTGCGGGAGCTGCATCGTGGCGGCCAGGTCTACTTCCTCCACAACGATGTCCAGAGCATCCAGCGCGTCGCCGAGGAGCTGGCGACGCTGCTGCCCGAGGCGCGCGTGCGCACCGCCCATGGGCAGATGCCCGAGCGGGAACTCGAGCGGGTGATGCTGGATTTCTACCATCAGCGCTTCAACATCCTGGTCTGCACGACCATCATCGAGAGCGGCATCGACGTTCCCACGGCCAACACCATCGTCATCAACCGGGCCGACCGCCTGGGGTTGGCCCAGCTGCATCAGCTACGCGGTCGGGTGGGTCGCTCTCATCATCGCGCCTACGCCTACCTGATCGCGCCACCCCGACGGAGCCAGACGGCCGATGCCGTCAAGCGCCTCGACGCCATCGCCTCATTGGAGGACCTGGGGATCGGGTTCGCGCTGGCCAGTCACGATCTCGAGATCCGCGGTGCCGGCGAGCTGCTGGGCGAAGGTCAGAGCGGGCAGATCCACGAGGTGGGATTCAACCTCTACAACGATCTCCTCGACCGTGCCGTGCAGTCACTGAAATCCGGGAAGGAACCCGCACTGGAGCAACCCCTCGAGCAGAGTACGGATGTCGATCTGCATATCCCCGCGCTCCTTCCCGAGGACTATCTGCCCGATGTCCATACCCGGCTGGTGCTCTACAAGCGCATCGCCAGCGCCACGGGCGCTGAGGCACTGCGCGAGCTGCAGGTGGAGATGATCGATCGCTTCGGGCTCATCCCCGAGCCCGCGCGCAACCTTCTGGAGGTCGCGCGACTGCGGCAGCAGGCTCAGGCCATGGGTATTCAACGCCTCGAGGTTGGCCCCGGTGGCGGGATCGTTCAGTTCGGCGAGGCGCCCCAGGTGGATGCCGGCGCCCTTGTCCGCATGGTCCAGGAACAGCCGGGGGTGTATCGTCTGGAAGGACAGGAGCGGCTGCGATTCCAGCGTGAGACCGAATCCGCGCAGGAGCGGATCGATCTTGTCGAGCAGCTCCTCGCTTCCATGGCATTGCGTGAGGCCGCTTGA
- the sfsA gene encoding DNA/RNA nuclease SfsA has translation MDYDAPLAAGTLERRYKRFLADVTLADGSRITAHCPNTGSMLGCAERGMRVWLSRSDRPGRKYAHTWEQVEAVDGVRVGIHTGRTNRLVAEALEDAALMPEVAGAGPVRAEVNVPDEPMRADFRLEGDGRFVEVKNVTAAVEAGIAVFPDAPSTRGVRHLEVLQRLAERGVGAMLIFCAQRPDVDEIRPADVIDPAYGRALRSAIAAGVMVLGVGATPTETGIHVDRRVSVAT, from the coding sequence ATGGATTATGACGCACCGCTGGCTGCTGGCACCCTCGAGAGGCGCTATAAACGGTTTCTTGCCGATGTCACGCTTGCCGATGGCAGCCGGATCACTGCGCACTGTCCGAATACCGGATCGATGCTCGGTTGCGCCGAGCGCGGCATGCGCGTGTGGCTGTCGCGCAGCGACCGGCCCGGGCGCAAGTACGCCCACACCTGGGAGCAGGTGGAAGCGGTCGATGGCGTGCGCGTGGGGATACATACCGGCCGTACCAATCGGCTGGTCGCGGAGGCGCTTGAGGATGCGGCCCTCATGCCGGAAGTGGCCGGCGCCGGTCCGGTGCGCGCCGAGGTCAATGTTCCCGATGAGCCGATGCGCGCGGATTTCCGGCTTGAGGGCGACGGCCGATTCGTCGAGGTGAAAAACGTCACCGCGGCGGTCGAGGCCGGCATCGCGGTCTTCCCTGATGCGCCGAGCACGCGGGGCGTCCGCCATCTGGAGGTGCTCCAGCGGCTTGCCGAGCGCGGGGTCGGGGCGATGCTCATCTTCTGTGCCCAGCGCCCGGACGTCGACGAGATCCGGCCCGCTGATGTCATCGATCCGGCTTATGGCCGCGCCCTGCGCTCGGCCATCGCCGCCGGGGTGATGGTGCTGGGCGTCGGGGCAACGCCCACCGAGACGGGGATCCATGTGGACCGGCGGGTTTCGGTGGCCACATGA